Proteins encoded together in one Lathyrus oleraceus cultivar Zhongwan6 chromosome 5, CAAS_Psat_ZW6_1.0, whole genome shotgun sequence window:
- the LOC127084302 gene encoding SPX domain-containing membrane protein At4g22990, which translates to MHWFQIEKTVLFLLEEQGRLASRIANLGEQQDAAQQEQEPAIRNMSEQREAYRTVGQDLLKLLSFVEINAVGLRKILKKFDKRFGYRFTDYYVKTRANHPYSQLQQVFKHVGLGAVVGALSRNLHDLQDLQGRQGSYLSIYDQPTLPLQDPVIISVKAAVDRLTHSTNFLSFLGQHALIMQEELPAPTDENVDERYHFTSLILNLVNTFLYMVNTYIIVPTADDYSMHLGAAPTVCGIVIGAMAVAQLFSSVYFSAWSNKSYFRPLVFSSIILFLGNTMYALAYDFNSIWILLIGRLCCG; encoded by the exons atgcatTGGTTTCAGATCGAGAAGACTGTCCTTTTTCTATTGGAAGAACAAGGGCGTTTGGCAAGCAGAATAGCAAATCTTGGAGAGCAACAGGATGCTGCACAACAAGAACAAGAACCTGCAATAAGAAATATGTCTGAACAGCGAGAAGCTTATAGAACAGTTGGACAAGATCTGTTAAAGCTTCTCTCTTTCGTAGAGATAAATGCTGTTGGTTTGCGAAAGATCTTGAAGAAGTTTGACAAACGCTTTGGCTATAGATTTACTGATTATTATGTTAAAACTCGTGCAAATCATCCTTATTCTCAGCTGCAGCAAGTGTTCAAGCATGTG GGGTTAGGAGCTGTTGTAGGAGCCTTATCTCGCAACCTTCATGATCTTCAAGATCTTCAAGGTCGTCAAGGAAGCTACTTATCAATTTATGATCAGCCTACTCTTCCTCTTCAG GATCCTGTCATCATTTCGGTAAAAGCTGCTGTGGATAGGTTAACTCATTCAACCAATTTCCTTAGCTTTTTGGGGCAACATGCACTCATTATGCAAGAAGAGCTGCCTGCACCTactgatgaaaatgttgatgaGAGATACCATTTTACGTCTCTTATTCTAAACTTGGTTAACACATTTTTGTATATGGTCAATACATATATCATTGTCCCTACAGCTGATGATTACTCTATGCACCTTGGGGCTGCACCAACGGTCTGTGGTATTGTGATCGGCGCAATGGCCGTGGCTCAGCTGTTTTCCTCTGTATATTTCAGTGCATGGTCAAATAAATCATACTTCAGACCTCTTGTATTCAGTAGCATAATTCTTTTTCTCGGGAATACCATGTATGCCTTAGCGTACGATTTTAATTCAATATGGATTCTCCTAATTGGCCGTCTTTGCTGTGGGTAA